A stretch of Lysobacter sp. K5869 DNA encodes these proteins:
- a CDS encoding beta-ketoacyl-ACP synthase III yields the protein MTDRIYARIAGTGSYLPAQVVTNEELAQRVETSDEWIRTRTGIRQRHVAAEGETTVDLAYQASLRALEAAGVQPEEIDLIVLGTTTPDLIFPSSACLLQHRLGANGCPAFDVNAACSGFVYALTVADKFIQSGAAKTVLVVGSETLTRMLDWTDRSTCVLFGDGAGAVVLKADSETGILSTHLHADGGKKELLWNPVGVSAGFKPEEHNAGVRVLMTGNEVFKHAVKALDSVVEETLEANGLDRHEIDWLIPHQANLRIIEATAKRLDMPMERVIVTVDKHGNTSSGSVPLALDEAVRSGKVQRGQLLLLEAFGGGFTWGSALLRY from the coding sequence ATGACAGATCGGATTTACGCCCGGATCGCGGGCACCGGCAGCTACCTGCCGGCTCAGGTGGTGACCAACGAAGAGCTCGCCCAACGGGTCGAGACCAGCGACGAATGGATCCGGACCCGCACCGGCATCCGCCAGCGCCACGTCGCCGCCGAAGGCGAAACCACCGTCGACCTCGCCTACCAGGCCTCGCTGCGCGCGCTCGAAGCCGCCGGCGTGCAGCCCGAGGAGATCGATCTGATCGTCCTGGGCACCACCACCCCGGACCTGATCTTCCCGTCCAGCGCCTGCCTGCTGCAGCACCGCCTGGGCGCCAACGGCTGCCCGGCCTTCGACGTCAACGCGGCCTGCTCGGGCTTCGTCTACGCGCTGACCGTGGCCGACAAGTTCATCCAGTCCGGCGCGGCCAAGACCGTGCTCGTGGTGGGGTCGGAAACCCTGACCCGCATGCTCGACTGGACCGACCGCTCCACCTGCGTGCTGTTCGGCGACGGCGCCGGCGCGGTGGTGCTCAAGGCCGACAGCGAGACCGGCATCCTCAGCACCCACTTGCACGCCGACGGCGGCAAGAAGGAACTGCTGTGGAACCCGGTCGGCGTCTCGGCCGGCTTCAAGCCGGAAGAGCACAACGCCGGCGTGCGCGTGCTGATGACCGGCAACGAAGTGTTCAAGCACGCGGTCAAGGCGCTGGACTCGGTGGTCGAGGAGACCCTGGAAGCCAACGGCCTGGACCGCCACGAGATCGATTGGCTGATTCCGCATCAGGCCAACCTGCGCATCATCGAAGCCACGGCCAAGCGCCTGGACATGCCGATGGAGCGGGTGATCGTCACCGTCGACAAGCACGGCAACACCTCCTCGGGCTCGGTGCCGCTGGCGCTGGACGAAGCGGTGCGCTCGGGCAAGGTGCAGCGCGGCCAGTTGCTGCTGCTGGAAGCCTTCGGCGGCGGTTTCACTTGGGGTTCGGCGCTGCTGCGCTACTGA
- the rpmF gene encoding 50S ribosomal protein L32: protein MAVQKSRVTPSRRGQRRSHDALSSKQLATDPTTGETHIRHHVTADGYYRGKKVIDTKSRVADEE, encoded by the coding sequence ATGGCCGTTCAGAAGTCCCGCGTCACCCCGTCCCGTCGCGGCCAGCGCCGTTCGCACGATGCGCTGTCCAGCAAGCAGCTGGCCACCGACCCGACCACCGGCGAGACCCACATCCGCCACCACGTCACCGCCGACGGCTACTACCGCGGCAAGAAGGTGATCGACACCAAGTCGCGCGTCGCCGACGAGGAGTAA
- a CDS encoding YceD family protein: MSAEVPPGRVPEVLDAWRLVAARRGVEGRLPLSALSRLAGLLHDTDGEVRFSLDFDTDELQVPYAELKIDAELPLLCQRSLERFLLPVQIVQRLGLIRDEADEAALSPGYEPLLMPEDGMLQPTELVEDELILAVPVVPMAPGSEAVERDWPAPAAEQDAVNPFAVLSSLKKNN, from the coding sequence ATGTCAGCCGAAGTGCCACCTGGGCGGGTGCCCGAAGTCCTGGATGCCTGGCGCCTGGTGGCGGCACGGCGCGGCGTGGAAGGCCGTCTGCCGTTGTCGGCGCTGTCCCGCCTGGCGGGTTTGCTGCACGACACCGACGGCGAAGTCCGGTTCTCGCTGGATTTCGATACCGACGAGCTGCAGGTGCCCTACGCCGAGCTGAAGATCGACGCCGAACTGCCGTTGCTGTGCCAGCGCTCGCTGGAGCGGTTCCTGCTGCCGGTGCAGATCGTCCAGCGTCTCGGGCTGATCCGCGACGAGGCCGACGAAGCCGCGTTGTCGCCCGGCTACGAGCCGCTGCTGATGCCCGAAGACGGCATGCTGCAGCCGACCGAGCTGGTCGAGGACGAGCTGATCCTCGCCGTCCCGGTGGTGCCGATGGCGCCCGGCAGCGAGGCGGTCGAGCGCGACTGGCCGGCCCCCGCGGCCGAGCAGGACGCCGTCAACCCGTTCGCGGTGTTGTCGTCGCTGAAGAAGAACAACTGA
- a CDS encoding Maf family nucleotide pyrophosphatase: protein MTSLILASTSRYRRELLERLRLPFDVARPDTDETPRDGEAPAALAQRLAEAKAAAVAAQRPDAWVIGSDQVAEFDGRPIGKPGGREGAIAQLSAMSGREVRFCTGLCVLRDGGPALSELDVTVVRFRELTAAEIERYVDAEQPFDCAGSFKSEGLGIALFDAVESRDPTALIGLPLIATARLLRRAGYALP, encoded by the coding sequence ATGACCTCGCTCATCCTCGCCTCCACCTCCCGCTACCGCCGCGAACTGCTCGAACGCCTGCGCCTGCCGTTCGACGTCGCCCGCCCCGACACCGACGAGACCCCGCGCGACGGCGAGGCGCCGGCCGCGCTGGCCCAGCGGCTGGCCGAAGCCAAGGCCGCCGCGGTCGCCGCGCAGCGCCCGGACGCCTGGGTGATCGGCTCCGATCAGGTCGCCGAGTTCGACGGCCGGCCGATCGGCAAGCCGGGCGGGCGCGAGGGCGCGATCGCTCAACTCAGCGCGATGTCGGGGCGCGAAGTGCGCTTCTGCACCGGCCTGTGCGTGCTGCGCGACGGCGGGCCGGCGCTGAGCGAGCTCGACGTCACCGTGGTGCGCTTTCGCGAATTGACCGCGGCGGAGATCGAACGCTACGTCGATGCCGAGCAACCGTTCGACTGCGCGGGCAGCTTCAAATCCGAAGGCCTGGGCATCGCCTTGTTCGATGCGGTCGAGTCGCGCGACCCGACCGCCTTGATCGGCTTGCCGCTGATCGCGACGGCGCGGCTGCTGCGCCGCGCGGGGTATGCGTTGCCGTAA
- a CDS encoding glycosyltransferase family 39 protein, which produces MRNVFWALWTLVLLLKLAVAAKLPLFVDEAFYWQEGRHPAAAYSDLPGLTAWLARLGVELGGNSALALRAPFLAIAALVPWLLARVSAREFGARNGWVAGCYALLLPLSGTLGLLALPDAMMALATLLCLDAGARLLRQVDARSAVELAAGLSLGALSHYRFIAVIAVGFAVLMLLPEGRRALRDARVLTAVAIGASAWAPLVAWNLDNADAGLRFQLVDRHPWAFHASGLWFVAIQALLVTPLLFVALSVAGWRGARDPSPVTRYFALLGALVVLGFFVLGFFADTERVSFHWPLPGFLALLPLLPMVLSRWPEWARGLCAGLAGAALLAMLGYYVAVSRPELRARSAGEKWYPANFAGWDELARAVRAKLKTMPPGTRLVADNFKAGAELGFALDDPRIAVLDHPINHKHGRAPQLRLWGLHRDGRADWGAGPTLLVVGATEVEYKNLLQRYHDLCAMVGPLPPPQILNVDHGRQRFALFAFDGAPREGECTTPAMAWIDVPAAGVRVGPGAFAVSGWAFKDGVGLSKVEIMLDGRVVAQAQYGLERRGVREFWTLRDGRQSTDPQHPRVGFNATVELDAEPPGRHWLGLRLHGRDGSVEDWAQQPIDLRRP; this is translated from the coding sequence ATGCGCAATGTGTTCTGGGCGCTGTGGACGTTGGTGCTGCTGCTCAAGCTCGCCGTCGCCGCCAAGCTGCCGTTGTTCGTCGACGAAGCCTTCTATTGGCAGGAAGGCCGGCATCCGGCCGCGGCCTATTCCGATTTGCCGGGACTCACCGCGTGGCTGGCGCGGCTGGGCGTGGAACTGGGCGGCAATTCGGCGCTGGCGTTGCGCGCGCCGTTCCTGGCCATCGCCGCGCTGGTGCCGTGGCTGCTGGCGCGGGTGAGCGCGCGCGAGTTCGGCGCGCGCAACGGCTGGGTCGCCGGTTGCTACGCGCTGTTGTTGCCGTTGTCGGGCACGCTCGGCCTGCTCGCGTTGCCCGACGCGATGATGGCGCTGGCGACGCTGCTGTGCCTGGACGCCGGCGCGCGATTGCTGCGTCAGGTCGATGCGCGCAGCGCGGTCGAACTCGCCGCCGGCCTGTCGCTCGGCGCGCTCAGCCATTACCGCTTCATCGCGGTGATCGCCGTCGGCTTCGCCGTGCTGATGCTGCTGCCCGAGGGCCGGCGCGCGCTGCGCGACGCGCGCGTGCTGACCGCGGTGGCGATCGGCGCCTCGGCCTGGGCGCCGCTGGTGGCGTGGAATCTCGACAACGCCGACGCCGGTCTGCGTTTCCAGTTGGTCGATCGCCATCCCTGGGCCTTCCATGCCAGCGGGCTGTGGTTCGTCGCGATCCAGGCGCTGTTGGTCACCCCGCTGCTGTTCGTCGCGCTCTCTGTGGCCGGCTGGCGCGGCGCGCGCGACCCCTCGCCGGTGACGCGCTATTTCGCCTTGCTCGGCGCTCTGGTGGTGCTGGGCTTCTTCGTGCTGGGTTTCTTCGCCGACACCGAGCGGGTCAGCTTCCACTGGCCGTTGCCGGGGTTCCTCGCGCTGCTGCCGTTGTTGCCGATGGTGCTGTCGCGCTGGCCGGAGTGGGCGCGCGGCCTGTGCGCGGGGTTGGCCGGCGCGGCGTTGCTGGCGATGCTGGGCTATTACGTCGCGGTCTCGCGCCCGGAACTGCGCGCGCGCAGCGCCGGCGAGAAGTGGTACCCGGCCAACTTCGCCGGCTGGGACGAACTGGCGCGCGCCGTGCGCGCAAAATTGAAGACGATGCCGCCGGGCACGCGCCTGGTCGCCGACAACTTCAAGGCCGGCGCCGAACTGGGCTTCGCCCTCGACGATCCGCGCATCGCCGTGCTCGATCATCCGATCAACCACAAGCACGGCCGCGCGCCGCAGCTGCGTTTGTGGGGATTGCACCGCGACGGCCGCGCCGACTGGGGCGCCGGCCCGACCCTGCTCGTGGTCGGCGCGACCGAGGTCGAATACAAGAACCTGCTGCAGCGCTATCACGACCTGTGCGCGATGGTCGGCCCGCTGCCGCCGCCGCAGATCCTCAACGTCGATCACGGCCGCCAGCGCTTCGCCCTGTTCGCCTTCGACGGCGCGCCGCGCGAGGGCGAGTGCACGACGCCGGCGATGGCCTGGATCGACGTGCCCGCCGCCGGCGTGCGCGTCGGCCCCGGCGCGTTCGCCGTTTCGGGGTGGGCGTTCAAGGACGGCGTGGGGTTGTCGAAGGTCGAGATCATGCTCGACGGACGCGTGGTGGCGCAGGCGCAGTACGGCCTGGAGCGCCGCGGCGTGCGCGAGTTCTGGACGCTGCGCGACGGCCGCCAGTCCACCGATCCGCAACACCCGCGGGTGGGCTTCAACGCCACCGTGGAGCTCGACGCCGAACCGCCGGGGCGGCATTGGCTGGGCCTGCGCCTGCACGGGCGCGACGGCAGCGTCGAGGATTGGGCGCAGCAGCCGATCGATTTGCGGCGGCCTTGA
- a CDS encoding AAA family ATPase, which produces MSAGKITANGATNDAIILTDALRGALEQAQAQVNALVLGKAQAVRLAFVALLSDGHLLIEDLPGLGKTTLAHALAATLGLEFQRVQFTSDLLPADVVGVSVFDPTSRQFQFHPGPVFTQVLLADEINRAPPRTQSALLEAMAEHQVTIDGRTHPLPDPFFVIATQNPVDLSGTYPLPDSQLDRFLLRLHLGYPDEAAERDLLAGTDRRHLIAQARAVLSSEDVLAIRRAVDSVYAGESLIAYVQALLARSRKHPGVRVGLSPRAGLALLRAARAYALLLGRAHVVPEDVQALFAAVATHRLVAEADAAADLAKSILYAVAVD; this is translated from the coding sequence ATGAGCGCAGGCAAGATCACCGCAAACGGCGCGACGAACGACGCGATCATCCTAACCGATGCGCTGCGCGGCGCTCTCGAACAGGCGCAGGCGCAAGTCAACGCGCTGGTGCTGGGCAAGGCGCAGGCGGTGCGGCTGGCGTTCGTCGCGCTGCTGTCCGACGGGCATCTGCTGATCGAGGATTTGCCCGGATTGGGCAAGACCACGCTGGCGCACGCGCTGGCCGCGACGCTGGGGCTGGAGTTCCAGCGCGTGCAGTTCACCTCGGATCTGTTGCCGGCCGATGTGGTCGGCGTGTCGGTGTTCGATCCGACCTCGCGCCAGTTCCAGTTCCACCCCGGCCCGGTGTTCACCCAAGTGCTGCTGGCCGACGAGATCAACCGCGCGCCGCCGCGCACCCAGAGCGCGCTGCTGGAGGCGATGGCCGAGCATCAGGTGACCATCGACGGGCGCACCCATCCGCTGCCCGATCCGTTCTTCGTGATCGCCACGCAGAATCCGGTGGACCTGTCGGGCACCTACCCGTTGCCGGATTCGCAGCTCGACCGCTTCCTGCTGCGCCTGCATCTGGGCTATCCCGACGAAGCCGCCGAACGCGACCTGCTCGCCGGCACCGACCGCCGGCATCTGATCGCGCAGGCGCGCGCGGTGCTGTCGAGCGAGGACGTGCTGGCGATCCGCCGCGCGGTCGATTCGGTGTACGCCGGCGAATCGCTGATCGCCTACGTGCAGGCGCTGCTCGCGCGCAGCCGCAAGCACCCGGGCGTGCGCGTGGGCCTGTCGCCGCGCGCCGGGCTCGCGCTGCTGCGCGCGGCGCGCGCGTACGCGCTGCTGCTCGGCCGCGCGCACGTGGTGCCCGAGGACGTGCAGGCGCTGTTCGCCGCGGTCGCCACCCACCGTCTGGTCGCCGAGGCCGATGCGGCGGCCGATCTGGCCAAGTCGATCCTCTACGCCGTGGCCGTGGATTGA
- a CDS encoding DUF58 domain-containing protein, which translates to MHAWTRPRRPETLPVQFDRRRIYVLPTGFGAFYGALLGAMVLGALNYNNNPAFLLALLLGGAGLASLIAAQLQLSGLRVIAVDAEPVPAGSAMRVRVHVRAAPDRLRRGLQVDDGIAREIEPARLDLDHGVGEAELHIATHRRGWLDLPKLRVSTTRPLGLARAWSHLWPEAPLLVYPAPEAHGPPLPVGGGDQTVTRVHPSGDDVHHLRGYRPGDARRAIAWKHSARRDMLLVREYEQPLGADVELEWQRLHGLQHEARIARLARWIDEAERDGCRYRLSLPGHPALGPGNGAAHRHACLRALALLPHG; encoded by the coding sequence ATGCACGCCTGGACCCGGCCGCGCCGGCCCGAAACCCTGCCCGTGCAGTTCGACCGCCGCCGCATCTACGTGCTGCCGACCGGTTTCGGTGCGTTCTACGGCGCCTTGCTCGGCGCGATGGTGCTGGGCGCGCTGAACTACAACAACAATCCCGCGTTCTTGCTGGCGCTGCTGCTCGGCGGCGCCGGCCTGGCCAGCCTGATCGCCGCGCAGTTGCAGCTCTCGGGCCTGCGCGTGATCGCGGTGGACGCCGAACCGGTGCCGGCCGGCAGCGCGATGCGCGTGCGCGTCCACGTGCGCGCCGCGCCCGACCGGCTGCGGCGCGGCTTGCAGGTCGACGACGGCATCGCGCGCGAGATCGAACCGGCGCGGCTGGACCTGGACCACGGCGTCGGCGAAGCCGAGCTGCACATCGCCACCCACCGACGCGGCTGGCTCGACCTGCCCAAGCTGCGCGTGTCCACCACCCGTCCGCTCGGATTGGCGCGGGCCTGGTCGCACCTGTGGCCGGAAGCGCCGCTGCTGGTGTATCCGGCGCCGGAAGCGCACGGCCCGCCGCTGCCGGTCGGCGGCGGCGATCAGACCGTGACCCGGGTCCATCCCAGCGGCGACGACGTGCACCACCTGCGCGGTTATCGCCCCGGCGACGCGCGCCGGGCGATCGCCTGGAAGCATTCGGCGCGACGCGACATGCTGTTGGTGCGCGAGTACGAACAGCCGCTCGGCGCCGACGTCGAACTGGAATGGCAGCGCCTGCACGGGCTGCAGCACGAAGCGCGGATCGCGCGGCTGGCGCGCTGGATCGACGAGGCCGAGCGCGACGGTTGCCGCTATCGCCTGAGCCTGCCCGGCCATCCCGCGCTCGGCCCCGGCAACGGCGCGGCGCATCGCCACGCCTGCCTGCGCGCGCTGGCGCTGCTGCCGCATGGCTAA
- a CDS encoding DUF3488 and transglutaminase-like domain-containing protein has product MAKSASAAVAPAAPMPPIRGGKPAAIALEPGVRRWALLAGASCLLPLLLQLPPSIAAVIAVVGIGVGALSWRRAQPALLRLVLVIALVGTVLVLARFSFGRDTGCALLAAMFAIKPAETYTLRDARSLIGFALFGPFATFLLDQGPLSLALGLAASVFALVSLQRLAELDGVAAPGQPRAPAPPARQQLWSVARLIGIGLPLALAVFWLFPRLAAPLWGVPDRALARPGLSDRMSPGEMVDLMNDETVTLRARFNGDAPPTSQMYWRGPVLWHFDGRSWTQAGWFRGLPPPAFQPSATVWDYELEVEPTDDRQFVALDLPLNTPDGSRLSHDYGLYARRPLAALSRWHLRSSPPRKFELDLPAPLRRAALELPVGYNPRTLALAAQWRREAGGDDAAIVKRALDMYHRQFAYTLATPLLGRHSVDEFLFEQKAGYCEHFSSSFVVLMRAAGVPARVVTGYAGGYYNPVGGYWLVRRSDAHAWAEAWLPGRGWTRVDPTAAVAPERIYDTLADRTPGAGGLFGGIGAVTPLFNLGDWARRGWNDFVLGFDASRQERLLQPLGVDRLDGPRLIGLFVLFASLAGAWMVWLSSRGERQRDPVLRAWHALGRRYRRLGLERAPHEPALAWAERVGKARPDLGVALLRLSQTFSDWRYAGSQAGRREARELRNELVRALRAHRPGRTGEPR; this is encoded by the coding sequence ATGGCTAAGTCCGCGTCCGCCGCCGTCGCGCCCGCCGCGCCGATGCCGCCGATACGCGGCGGCAAGCCCGCGGCGATCGCGCTGGAACCCGGCGTGCGCCGCTGGGCGCTGCTGGCCGGCGCCAGCTGCCTGTTGCCGCTGCTGCTGCAGTTGCCGCCGTCGATCGCCGCGGTGATCGCCGTGGTCGGCATCGGCGTCGGCGCGCTGTCGTGGCGGCGCGCGCAGCCGGCGCTGCTGCGGCTGGTGCTGGTGATCGCGCTGGTCGGCACGGTGCTGGTGCTGGCGCGCTTCTCCTTCGGCCGCGACACCGGCTGCGCGCTGCTGGCGGCGATGTTCGCGATCAAGCCGGCGGAAACCTACACCTTGCGCGATGCGCGCAGCCTGATCGGTTTCGCCTTGTTCGGACCGTTCGCGACCTTCCTGCTCGATCAGGGGCCGCTGTCGCTGGCGTTGGGCCTGGCCGCGTCGGTGTTCGCCTTGGTCTCGCTGCAGCGGCTGGCCGAACTCGACGGCGTGGCCGCGCCGGGCCAGCCGCGCGCGCCGGCGCCGCCGGCGCGGCAGCAGCTGTGGTCGGTCGCGCGCCTGATCGGCATCGGCCTGCCGCTGGCGCTGGCGGTGTTCTGGCTGTTCCCGCGTCTGGCCGCGCCGCTGTGGGGCGTGCCCGACCGCGCCCTCGCCCGTCCCGGCCTGTCGGACCGGATGTCGCCGGGCGAAATGGTCGATCTGATGAACGACGAGACGGTGACCCTGCGCGCGCGCTTCAACGGCGACGCGCCGCCGACCTCGCAGATGTATTGGCGCGGGCCGGTGCTGTGGCACTTCGACGGCCGCAGTTGGACCCAGGCGGGCTGGTTCCGCGGGCTGCCGCCGCCGGCGTTCCAGCCTTCGGCCACGGTCTGGGACTACGAACTGGAGGTGGAGCCCACCGACGACCGCCAGTTCGTCGCCCTCGACCTGCCGCTCAACACGCCAGACGGTTCGCGCCTGAGCCACGACTACGGCCTCTACGCGCGGCGTCCGCTGGCCGCGCTCAGCCGCTGGCATCTGCGCTCCTCGCCGCCGCGCAAGTTCGAGCTGGACCTGCCCGCGCCGCTGCGCCGCGCCGCGCTGGAACTGCCGGTCGGCTACAACCCGCGCACCCTCGCGCTGGCCGCGCAGTGGCGGCGCGAGGCCGGCGGCGACGACGCGGCCATCGTCAAGCGCGCGCTGGACATGTACCACCGCCAGTTCGCCTACACCTTGGCCACGCCGCTGCTGGGCCGGCATTCGGTCGACGAATTCCTGTTCGAGCAGAAGGCCGGCTACTGCGAGCACTTCAGCTCCTCGTTCGTGGTGCTGATGCGCGCGGCCGGCGTGCCGGCGCGGGTGGTCACCGGTTATGCCGGCGGCTACTACAACCCGGTCGGCGGTTATTGGCTGGTGCGCCGCTCCGACGCGCACGCCTGGGCCGAGGCGTGGTTGCCGGGGCGCGGCTGGACCCGGGTCGATCCGACCGCCGCGGTCGCGCCCGAACGCATCTACGACACCCTCGCCGACCGCACGCCCGGCGCCGGCGGTTTGTTCGGCGGGATCGGCGCGGTCACGCCCTTGTTCAATCTCGGCGACTGGGCGCGGCGCGGCTGGAACGACTTCGTGCTCGGCTTCGACGCCAGCCGCCAGGAACGCCTGCTGCAGCCCTTGGGCGTGGACCGGCTCGACGGGCCGCGCCTGATCGGGCTGTTCGTGCTGTTCGCCAGCCTCGCCGGCGCCTGGATGGTGTGGCTCAGCAGCCGCGGCGAACGCCAGCGCGATCCGGTCCTGCGCGCCTGGCACGCGCTCGGCCGGCGCTACCGCCGCCTGGGCCTGGAGCGCGCGCCGCACGAGCCGGCCCTGGCCTGGGCTGAACGTGTCGGAAAGGCGCGGCCGGATCTGGGCGTGGCGCTGCTGCGGCTCAGCCAAACTTTCAGCGATTGGCGGTACGCTGGCAGCCAAGCCGGGCGGCGCGAGGCCCGAGAACTGCGCAACGAACTGGTCCGGGCGCTCCGCGCGCACCGCCCCGGCCGCACAGGAGAACCCCGATGA
- a CDS encoding Slp family lipoprotein, protein MKLRLALLAAGVALLSACVSAPQPLQGAFTAITPSDAAARDSTGATVRWGGRIVSVEPQANRTCFEMISTRLGDSARPYWATDDTGGRFLACRTGFYDPALFEKNREVTFTGRIAGYESRRIGEYDYRFPKLDADVVYLWPVRQQVDVIERPAPWPWWGWW, encoded by the coding sequence ATGAAGCTCCGACTTGCCTTGTTAGCCGCCGGCGTGGCGTTGCTCAGCGCCTGCGTCTCGGCGCCCCAGCCTTTGCAGGGCGCATTCACCGCGATCACCCCGTCCGACGCGGCGGCCCGCGATTCCACCGGCGCGACGGTGCGCTGGGGCGGCCGCATCGTCAGCGTCGAACCGCAGGCCAACCGCACCTGCTTCGAAATGATCTCGACCCGCCTGGGCGACAGCGCCCGGCCGTACTGGGCCACCGACGACACCGGCGGCCGCTTCCTCGCCTGCCGCACCGGCTTCTACGATCCGGCGCTGTTCGAGAAGAACCGCGAAGTGACCTTCACCGGCCGCATCGCCGGTTACGAGTCGCGCCGCATCGGCGAATACGACTACCGCTTCCCCAAGCTCGACGCCGACGTCGTGTACCTGTGGCCGGTGCGCCAGCAGGTCGACGTGATCGAACGCCCGGCGCCGTGGCCGTGGTGGGGTTGGTGGTGA
- a CDS encoding histidine triad nucleotide-binding protein — MTDPTIFGKIIRRELPADIVYEDDDLIAFRDIAPQAPVHVLFVPKTPIATLNELKPEQEAVVGKLAYAAAQYAKREGFADDGYRVVMNCNAHGGQTVFQLHLHLLAGDHLGRFGTPR, encoded by the coding sequence ATGACCGACCCGACCATCTTCGGCAAGATCATCCGCCGCGAACTCCCGGCCGACATCGTCTACGAAGACGACGACCTGATCGCGTTCCGCGACATCGCCCCGCAGGCGCCGGTGCACGTGCTGTTCGTGCCGAAGACGCCGATCGCCACGCTCAACGAGCTCAAGCCCGAGCAGGAAGCCGTGGTCGGCAAGCTGGCCTATGCCGCCGCGCAGTACGCCAAGCGCGAAGGCTTCGCCGACGACGGCTACCGCGTGGTGATGAACTGCAACGCGCACGGCGGCCAGACCGTGTTCCAACTGCATCTGCACCTGCTCGCCGGCGATCACCTGGGCCGCTTCGGCACGCCGCGCTGA
- the recR gene encoding recombination mediator RecR, which yields MSSALLEQLIDALRVLPGVGQKSAQRMAYHLLERERAGGQRLSQALSEAIEKIGHCARCRDFSETPVCPTCASAARDAHLLCAVESPADRLAIEQATGYRGLYFVLQGRLSPLDGIGPRELGLDTLAARLGEGEVQELIIATNPTVEGEATAHYLAQLARQHGVKPSRLAHGVPLGGELEYVDRGTLSHAFGSRTEVG from the coding sequence ATGAGCAGCGCCCTGCTCGAACAACTCATCGACGCGCTGCGGGTGCTGCCGGGCGTGGGCCAGAAATCGGCCCAGCGCATGGCCTACCACCTGCTCGAACGCGAGCGCGCCGGCGGCCAGCGTTTGTCGCAGGCGCTGAGCGAGGCGATCGAGAAGATCGGCCATTGCGCGCGCTGCCGCGACTTCAGCGAAACGCCGGTCTGCCCGACCTGCGCCAGCGCCGCGCGCGACGCGCACCTGCTGTGCGCGGTGGAATCGCCGGCCGACCGGCTGGCGATCGAACAGGCCACCGGCTACCGCGGCCTGTACTTCGTGCTGCAGGGCCGGCTCAGCCCGCTCGACGGCATCGGCCCGCGCGAACTCGGCCTGGACACCCTGGCCGCGCGCCTGGGCGAGGGCGAGGTGCAGGAGCTCATCATCGCCACCAATCCCACGGTCGAAGGCGAGGCCACTGCGCACTATCTGGCGCAGTTGGCGCGCCAGCACGGGGTCAAGCCGAGCCGGCTGGCCCACGGCGTGCCGCTGGGCGGCGAGCTGGAGTACGTGGATCGCGGCACGCTGTCGCATGCGTTCGGCAGCCGCACGGAAGTGGGTTGA
- a CDS encoding YbaB/EbfC family nucleoid-associated protein, whose protein sequence is MRGNIAQLMQQAQRMQENVQRAQEELAKIEVTGSAGGGMVNVTVTGRMECRKVRIDPSVLSDQEMAEDLIAAAFNDAVNKINAESQAKMSAATAGMPMPPGMKLPF, encoded by the coding sequence ATGCGCGGCAACATCGCCCAACTCATGCAACAGGCGCAGCGGATGCAGGAAAACGTGCAGCGCGCCCAGGAAGAACTGGCCAAGATCGAAGTCACCGGCAGCGCCGGCGGCGGCATGGTCAACGTCACCGTCACCGGCCGCATGGAGTGCCGCAAGGTGCGCATCGACCCGAGCGTGCTGAGCGACCAGGAAATGGCCGAGGACCTGATCGCCGCGGCGTTCAACGACGCGGTCAACAAGATCAACGCCGAGTCGCAGGCGAAGATGTCGGCGGCCACCGCCGGCATGCCGATGCCGCCCGGCATGAAGCTGCCGTTCTGA